The following are encoded together in the Pirellulales bacterium genome:
- a CDS encoding group 1 truncated hemoglobin — MAVSTSTLWDRLGGERILRKVVDEFVTLAIHDPKVNYTRGGRFPLDEQAVADAKRTAFEIISATAGGPYSYTGRSLREIHAGMRITDAEFDAIAADFREALDRTGADPADIDVAMQMVYVARPEIVEVHA; from the coding sequence ATGGCCGTTTCAACCAGCACGCTATGGGATCGCTTGGGCGGCGAACGGATCCTTAGAAAAGTGGTGGACGAATTCGTCACCTTGGCGATCCACGACCCAAAAGTCAATTACACTCGCGGCGGAAGATTTCCACTCGACGAGCAAGCGGTCGCGGATGCGAAGAGGACCGCGTTTGAGATCATCAGCGCCACGGCCGGCGGCCCTTATTCGTATACTGGCCGAAGTCTTCGGGAGATCCACGCCGGAATGAGAATCACCGACGCCGAGTTCGATGCCATTGCCGCCGACTTCAGGGAAGCGCTCGACCGAACCGGCGCTGACCCGGCGGACATCGACGTGGCGATGCAGATGGTCTATGTCGCCCGGCCGGAGATTGTAGAAGTTCACGCGTAA
- a CDS encoding PPC domain-containing protein: MRNASRPRFFRHAVCLPIHRWFLTAGALLCCGTVRAQLPTAELTSVFPPGGKVGTSVDVALIGVDIDDAHALIFSHPGITAAPKMSAESQPEKAPHPLERQFTATISAAVPTGVYEVRAVGKYGVSNPRAFIVGNLNEVDGRQAGNSPTAPKEVPLESSVNGQMSPERADFFRFAAKKGQRVLVDCWAHRLDSKMDPAIVLLDANGREVARGKERVHSDLLLDYLVPADGSYTVKLYDFLYKGGGEYFYRLDVSTNPLVDFIMPPAGLAGTKRKYTLYGRNLPNSAPSELKTADGKPLEQVEVEIELPADPTAQQQLPINSIVEPSESFLDAFAYRLPTPRGDANPVNIFYATAPVTAEQEPNDTAQQAQKITPPCEIVGQFNPRGDQDWYTFDAKKGDVYWIEVYSQRMGMTTDPYLLVQRVKRNDKGVEEASDIAEVDDPPPSNKHERLETRYDTAGNDPWLRFTAPEDGAYRLLVRDLYYQSRGNPRFVYRLAVRRESPDFRLTAVVEPPQDPENQNRIPMWTPLLHKGETTGVTVIAARRDNFNGEVHVGVDGLPEGISCSGATLGPGVDVGTLVFSAAERVAPWSGMLKLSGKAKINGAEMVREARAGTIVWTTNNREQEPVRFRMCSHVPLAICGSDLAVSGVQLGDGKPLETSIGGKLQIPVKVTRRGEFKRNLKLIPAGLPRELKIPEMNIGDGATDGNLQVDVRNGVPPGDYTFSCRVATHVTYRHEAETAAAATEAVKELEKLATEAAAAAKKSADDKAAADKVAADAAATAKQTAEALTTASKSLTDSQTSLKATQDSKVAAQRTANDAAAKATEAAKAKETVDKKRAETDPDKAKALADAKKAAEEAAKQTAEKSAQAAAQLAAADKAVKETETAVASFLTVMVVVEKAANDAAAKAKAASDAKSAAEVAANAASERSKAAAADKQAAAERARLANEKAQPRDVLAIFYTTPATLKIAATPITLAIAAPASPAKPGDKVEIPLTLNRLYGFSDSVTVALADPNAAAGLHVSEVSIPGGQTHGKLTIQLDPKVPLGDHPFTVRARMNFNGQPLQTDQPVTLKVDMPPPAEKKPDPEKKPELEKKPETEKKQDSSAKPDSDKTTTPPDKKS; the protein is encoded by the coding sequence ATGAGGAATGCGTCTCGCCCAAGATTCTTCCGCCACGCCGTCTGTCTCCCAATTCATCGCTGGTTCCTGACTGCCGGAGCACTTCTGTGTTGCGGCACAGTCCGCGCGCAATTGCCCACGGCCGAGTTGACCAGCGTTTTTCCGCCCGGCGGCAAAGTGGGAACCAGCGTCGATGTCGCGCTAATCGGCGTCGATATCGACGACGCGCATGCGCTGATTTTCTCGCATCCCGGCATCACGGCCGCGCCAAAGATGAGCGCGGAAAGCCAGCCGGAAAAGGCGCCGCATCCGCTGGAGCGACAATTCACCGCGACCATTTCCGCGGCGGTCCCGACCGGAGTGTACGAAGTTCGCGCCGTGGGAAAGTATGGCGTCTCGAACCCGAGGGCGTTCATCGTCGGCAATTTGAACGAAGTGGATGGTCGCCAGGCGGGGAATTCGCCGACCGCGCCAAAAGAAGTGCCGCTCGAATCATCGGTCAACGGCCAGATGAGCCCCGAGCGGGCCGATTTTTTCCGTTTCGCCGCCAAGAAGGGCCAGCGCGTGCTGGTCGATTGCTGGGCGCACCGGCTCGACTCGAAAATGGATCCGGCCATCGTGCTCCTCGACGCCAACGGCCGCGAAGTGGCTCGGGGCAAGGAGCGAGTGCACAGCGATCTGCTCCTCGACTACCTCGTGCCAGCCGACGGCTCGTACACCGTCAAGCTCTACGACTTCCTCTATAAAGGGGGCGGCGAGTACTTTTATCGTCTCGATGTTTCGACTAATCCGCTGGTCGATTTCATCATGCCGCCGGCCGGACTGGCTGGCACGAAACGAAAGTACACTCTTTACGGCCGGAATCTGCCGAACAGCGCGCCCTCGGAATTGAAAACCGCCGACGGTAAGCCGCTCGAACAAGTCGAAGTCGAAATCGAGTTGCCGGCCGATCCGACCGCGCAACAGCAGCTTCCGATCAACTCGATCGTCGAGCCGTCGGAATCGTTCCTCGATGCCTTCGCGTATCGCCTGCCGACGCCGCGCGGTGACGCCAACCCGGTCAATATCTTCTACGCCACTGCGCCGGTCACTGCGGAGCAGGAGCCGAACGATACTGCGCAGCAAGCTCAGAAGATCACTCCGCCCTGCGAGATCGTCGGCCAATTCAATCCGCGCGGCGACCAGGATTGGTATACATTTGACGCGAAGAAGGGAGACGTTTATTGGATCGAGGTCTATTCGCAGCGGATGGGAATGACCACCGACCCCTATCTGCTCGTGCAGCGCGTGAAGCGCAACGACAAGGGAGTCGAGGAAGCCAGCGACATCGCCGAGGTCGATGATCCGCCGCCGAGCAACAAGCACGAGCGGCTCGAAACGCGCTACGATACCGCGGGAAATGATCCTTGGCTCCGCTTCACTGCGCCGGAAGACGGCGCCTACCGGCTTCTCGTGCGCGATTTGTATTATCAGTCGCGCGGCAATCCACGGTTTGTCTATCGGCTGGCAGTGCGCCGCGAGAGCCCCGATTTTCGGCTGACGGCCGTGGTAGAGCCACCGCAGGATCCGGAGAACCAGAACCGCATTCCGATGTGGACGCCGCTGTTGCACAAAGGGGAAACCACCGGGGTGACAGTGATCGCCGCGCGGCGCGACAACTTCAATGGCGAAGTCCATGTCGGCGTCGACGGCCTGCCGGAAGGGATCAGTTGCTCCGGCGCGACGCTGGGTCCGGGGGTGGACGTGGGCACGCTCGTGTTCAGCGCCGCGGAGAGAGTCGCCCCTTGGAGCGGGATGCTCAAACTGAGCGGCAAGGCGAAGATCAACGGCGCGGAGATGGTTCGCGAAGCGCGGGCGGGAACAATTGTCTGGACCACCAACAACCGCGAGCAGGAGCCGGTCCGATTCCGGATGTGCTCGCATGTTCCGTTGGCCATTTGCGGCAGCGACCTAGCCGTGTCGGGCGTTCAATTGGGCGACGGCAAGCCGCTCGAAACATCGATCGGCGGGAAGCTGCAAATCCCGGTGAAGGTTACGCGCCGCGGCGAGTTCAAGCGCAACCTGAAATTGATTCCCGCCGGTTTGCCGCGCGAGTTGAAGATTCCTGAGATGAATATCGGCGACGGCGCGACGGACGGCAATTTGCAAGTCGATGTTCGCAATGGAGTCCCGCCGGGCGATTACACTTTTTCCTGCCGCGTGGCGACGCACGTCACTTATCGACACGAAGCGGAAACGGCTGCTGCCGCCACCGAGGCCGTCAAGGAATTGGAGAAGCTCGCGACCGAGGCCGCTGCGGCCGCGAAGAAATCGGCCGACGACAAAGCGGCTGCCGACAAAGTCGCTGCTGACGCCGCCGCCACTGCCAAGCAAACGGCCGAAGCGCTGACAACGGCCAGCAAAAGTTTGACCGATTCACAAACCAGCTTGAAAGCGACTCAGGATTCTAAAGTTGCCGCGCAAAGGACGGCCAATGACGCCGCTGCGAAGGCTACGGAAGCCGCCAAGGCCAAGGAAACCGTCGACAAGAAACGCGCCGAGACCGATCCGGATAAGGCCAAGGCGCTCGCCGATGCAAAGAAGGCCGCCGAAGAGGCCGCCAAACAGACGGCTGAGAAGAGCGCGCAAGCCGCCGCCCAATTGGCGGCCGCCGACAAGGCCGTCAAAGAGACCGAGACCGCCGTCGCTTCCTTTTTGACCGTCATGGTGGTGGTCGAAAAGGCGGCCAACGACGCCGCTGCAAAGGCCAAAGCCGCCTCCGACGCCAAGAGCGCGGCGGAAGTTGCCGCCAACGCCGCTTCCGAACGAAGCAAGGCCGCTGCAGCAGACAAGCAGGCCGCCGCGGAGCGCGCTCGGCTGGCCAACGAAAAGGCCCAACCGCGGGATGTGCTCGCCATCTTCTACACGACTCCGGCAACGCTAAAGATCGCCGCCACGCCGATCACGCTTGCGATCGCCGCGCCGGCAAGTCCGGCCAAGCCGGGAGACAAAGTCGAAATCCCGCTGACGCTCAATCGTCTCTATGGCTTCAGCGACTCCGTGACCGTCGCCTTGGCCGATCCGAATGCCGCCGCAGGATTGCATGTCAGCGAGGTCTCGATTCCGGGCGGGCAAACGCACGGCAAACTCACCATCCAGCTCGATCCGAAGGTCCCGCTCGGCGATCACCCGTTCACCGTTCGCGCTCGCATGAACTTCAACGGCCAGCCGCTTCAAACCGATCAACCGGTGACATTGAAAGTGGACATGCCCCCGCCGGCCGAAAAGAAGCCCGATCCCGAAAAGAAGCCCGAGCTGGAGAAAAAGCCAGAAACGGAAAAGAAACAGGACTCCAGCGCGAAGCCGGACTCCGACAAGACAACAACGCCGCCAGACAAGAAATCATGA
- a CDS encoding c-type cytochrome domain-containing protein — MIARPFLQIAPIVLLLAFGTLVCTAARADDAPKKVRPKSSAKATPIAIADLKRDKPVDFETEVLPVLRRNCIACHNSTKSEDHLVLETPQTILKGGDSGPAVVPKKSGESLMLKAAAHLDDPTMPPVDNNVKAAPLTPDELGLIKLWIDQGAAGQVTGSAAPLKWQKLPPTVSPILAVAITPDGQFVACGRANDIVVYHLSSGAQVARLVDPALAGRSGAKAPGIAHLDLVQSLAFDPSGDLLASGGYREVKLWRRPHDTKLAELAGSSDSIRAVAVSGDGRLAVTGESGGAIRIWELPSGKSLQTCTGHTAAVTGLRFSADGTKLFSVSLDKSIRVWTTMDGKSAGQIDTPAPINALTLAAGGTQICTGHADNVIRIWALPDAKDVKDAKDGKPPTALKELKGHGGPITALVTLPTNDKEIISGSEDGTARQWNVESGNSSRQLQHGGAVTAIAVRPDGKRIASAGATKSVKLWNADNNQLVAELRGDFRTRVEIGRLDRSVDVARFKVADQKRLLKEAEDRLKQETDAIPKAKEAKTAAEKELAERSAAAKPALDARAAAAKEAESAVAAAKAAAEKLNESKAAVEKDSKNKDLAKAADDAKKAGAEADKKVAETKRRVEETTTAAKQPQREVKRAEKAVEAAARRVETTEQAAKQASEELPILKKAADEAEGAQKQAESAAANGKKKAKDSEATPRALAFSPDNLYLAVGGDNALVQTWSAENGAPADTFSGQSGAVQSLAYAGAGAILAAADKSAVLWNAQAPWTLARTIGGPEDPKTLVDRVIALDFSPDGKLLATGSGEPSRSGELKLWNPTDGSVVRTIPDAHSDTIFCVRFSPNGEQLASCGADRFVKVWSTATGALVKPFEGHTHHVLGVAWQSDGKGLASCGADNVVKIWDVPSGEQRRTIEGFGKEVTAISYVGGAQRVLTTSGDRTVRLHNTENGGNERNFGGASDFLYSLAVTPDGKTVVAGGQDSILRVWSIENTQLIRQFEPPR, encoded by the coding sequence ATGATCGCTCGTCCGTTCCTGCAAATCGCGCCGATTGTGTTGTTGCTTGCGTTCGGGACGCTCGTCTGCACAGCGGCTCGCGCCGACGATGCGCCGAAGAAAGTGCGGCCGAAATCGTCGGCCAAAGCGACGCCGATCGCCATCGCCGATCTGAAGCGCGACAAACCGGTCGATTTCGAGACGGAGGTGCTTCCCGTTCTCCGCCGCAACTGCATCGCCTGCCACAACAGCACGAAGTCGGAAGATCATCTCGTGCTTGAAACTCCCCAGACGATTCTCAAAGGGGGCGATAGCGGTCCGGCCGTCGTGCCCAAGAAGAGCGGCGAAAGCCTGATGCTCAAAGCGGCCGCCCATCTCGACGATCCGACGATGCCGCCGGTGGACAACAACGTGAAAGCGGCGCCCCTCACGCCCGACGAGCTGGGCCTCATCAAGCTCTGGATCGATCAAGGGGCGGCCGGGCAGGTCACGGGCTCGGCCGCGCCGCTCAAGTGGCAAAAGCTGCCGCCGACGGTCAGCCCGATCCTCGCCGTGGCGATTACTCCCGACGGGCAGTTCGTCGCCTGCGGCCGCGCGAACGACATTGTCGTCTATCACCTGTCGTCCGGCGCCCAGGTCGCGCGGCTCGTCGATCCGGCCCTGGCGGGCCGGTCCGGCGCGAAGGCCCCCGGCATCGCCCATCTCGATCTCGTGCAATCGCTGGCGTTCGATCCCTCGGGCGATCTGCTTGCCTCCGGCGGCTATCGAGAGGTGAAGCTCTGGCGCCGGCCGCATGATACGAAGCTCGCCGAGTTGGCTGGCTCGAGCGATTCGATTCGGGCCGTGGCGGTGAGCGGCGACGGAAGGCTGGCCGTCACCGGGGAATCCGGCGGTGCGATCAGGATTTGGGAGCTGCCCAGCGGCAAATCGCTGCAAACATGCACCGGCCACACCGCCGCAGTCACCGGTCTGCGATTCTCGGCGGACGGCACGAAGCTCTTCTCCGTCTCGCTCGACAAGTCGATCCGCGTTTGGACCACGATGGATGGCAAATCGGCTGGCCAAATCGATACGCCCGCGCCGATCAACGCGCTCACGCTCGCCGCCGGCGGAACTCAAATCTGCACCGGCCACGCCGACAATGTGATTCGCATTTGGGCCCTGCCGGATGCGAAGGATGTTAAGGACGCGAAAGATGGTAAACCGCCTACGGCGCTTAAGGAACTCAAGGGGCATGGCGGCCCGATCACGGCACTCGTCACCCTGCCGACCAATGACAAGGAAATCATCTCCGGCAGCGAAGATGGGACAGCGCGGCAGTGGAATGTGGAGAGCGGTAATTCGTCGCGCCAGCTTCAGCATGGCGGCGCAGTCACGGCCATTGCCGTTCGGCCCGACGGCAAGCGGATCGCTTCGGCTGGTGCGACTAAATCGGTGAAGCTTTGGAACGCGGACAACAATCAGCTCGTCGCCGAGCTGCGCGGCGATTTTCGCACTCGCGTCGAAATTGGCCGGCTCGATCGGTCTGTCGATGTCGCGCGGTTCAAAGTAGCCGACCAGAAGCGACTCTTGAAGGAAGCCGAAGACCGCCTGAAGCAAGAGACCGACGCCATCCCGAAGGCGAAGGAGGCCAAGACTGCCGCCGAGAAGGAGCTTGCCGAAAGGTCGGCCGCCGCCAAACCTGCCCTCGATGCCAGGGCCGCCGCGGCGAAAGAGGCCGAGTCCGCCGTCGCGGCCGCGAAAGCCGCGGCCGAAAAGCTCAATGAATCCAAGGCCGCAGTCGAGAAGGATTCAAAGAACAAGGATCTCGCAAAGGCAGCCGACGACGCCAAGAAGGCGGGCGCCGAGGCGGACAAGAAAGTGGCCGAGACGAAGCGCCGCGTCGAGGAAACGACCACTGCGGCGAAGCAGCCTCAGCGCGAGGTCAAGCGCGCGGAAAAGGCCGTTGAGGCTGCCGCCCGTCGCGTTGAAACGACCGAGCAAGCTGCCAAGCAGGCGAGCGAAGAACTGCCGATCTTGAAGAAGGCCGCCGACGAAGCCGAAGGCGCCCAGAAACAAGCGGAGTCGGCCGCTGCAAATGGCAAGAAAAAGGCCAAGGATTCGGAGGCGACGCCGCGAGCGCTGGCCTTCTCGCCCGATAACCTCTATCTGGCGGTCGGCGGCGACAACGCGCTCGTGCAAACGTGGTCGGCCGAAAACGGCGCTCCCGCCGACACGTTTTCCGGCCAGAGCGGCGCGGTCCAATCGTTGGCTTACGCCGGCGCTGGCGCGATCCTCGCCGCGGCCGACAAATCGGCCGTGCTCTGGAACGCGCAAGCTCCCTGGACGCTCGCGCGGACGATCGGCGGTCCGGAGGATCCGAAGACTCTAGTCGATCGCGTGATCGCGCTCGATTTCAGCCCCGATGGCAAGCTTCTGGCCACGGGGAGTGGCGAACCATCGCGGAGCGGCGAACTCAAGCTCTGGAATCCCACGGACGGCAGCGTCGTCCGTACGATTCCGGATGCTCACAGCGACACGATCTTCTGCGTCCGCTTCTCGCCCAATGGAGAGCAGCTTGCAAGCTGCGGGGCCGATCGGTTCGTGAAGGTTTGGAGCACCGCGACCGGTGCGCTCGTCAAGCCGTTTGAAGGGCACACGCATCACGTGCTCGGCGTTGCCTGGCAGTCGGACGGCAAGGGCCTGGCAAGCTGTGGGGCGGACAACGTAGTCAAGATCTGGGACGTTCCCTCCGGCGAGCAACGGCGCACGATCGAAGGCTTCGGCAAAGAGGTGACGGCGATCAGCTACGTCGGCGGCGCCCAGCGGGTGCTCACCACCTCCGGCGACCGCACCGTGCGGCTGCACAACACGGAAAACGGCGGCAACGAACGCAACTTCGGCGGAGCCAGCGATTTCCTCTACTCCCTCGCGGTCACGCCCGACGGCAAAACCGTCGTCGCCGGCGGGCAAGACAGCATCCTCCGCGTCTGGAGCATCGAGAACACGCAGCTCATCCGCCAATTCGAGCCGCCGCGGTGA
- a CDS encoding molybdopterin-binding protein, with amino-acid sequence MLAEVISIGDELTSGQRLDTNSQWLSERLGELGLRVMYHTTVADDLDANVRVFRAAIERADVVVASGGLGPTADDLTRDVLAAAIGRELTLDPAALEHIERLFARRQRPMPERNRVQAMFPAGSRVVPNPEGTAPGIDLTVPRQCTPHAPREDVRHAERDEYTCAPNEDSPAGGTCRVFALPGVPAEMKRMWNDSVAPAIREMLPSPRIICYRRIKCFGVGESDLEAMLPDLIRRGREPQVGITVSGATITLRIAATGESREACLAAMEPTVDTIHDCLGDLAFGEEDDELQDAVIRLLAAKGKTLATAEWGTGGLIADWLSTAQDSALHQLGGLPPNLPLPLGEGRGEGEAPSTAGSLRPNPLPKREGTDQLPNAPYLGGFVVTSPQSRSQLIESTGHALPPDAATESIVSALAAAGRLRLSSDYALAIGELPLYDPAAPVPPRFYYAIATPAGIRARSSPYAGPADILKLRAAKQALNLLRLELLHA; translated from the coding sequence ATGCTTGCTGAAGTCATCTCCATCGGCGACGAACTCACCAGCGGCCAGCGGCTGGACACGAATAGCCAATGGCTCAGCGAGCGGCTGGGGGAACTCGGCTTGCGCGTGATGTATCACACGACCGTGGCCGACGATCTCGACGCCAATGTTCGGGTGTTTCGCGCGGCGATCGAGCGGGCCGATGTCGTCGTAGCCAGCGGCGGCTTGGGACCCACCGCCGACGATCTCACGCGCGACGTTCTCGCCGCCGCGATAGGCCGGGAACTCACGCTCGATCCGGCCGCGCTGGAGCACATCGAGCGGCTCTTCGCGCGGCGGCAGCGGCCGATGCCTGAGCGCAACCGCGTGCAGGCGATGTTCCCCGCCGGCAGCCGCGTGGTCCCCAATCCCGAAGGAACGGCGCCAGGGATCGATTTGACGGTGCCCCGCCAGTGTACTCCTCACGCTCCGCGTGAGGACGTTCGTCACGCGGAGCGTGACGAATACACTTGCGCTCCGAATGAGGATTCACCGGCGGGCGGCACATGCCGCGTGTTCGCTTTGCCGGGCGTTCCGGCTGAAATGAAGCGGATGTGGAACGACAGCGTCGCGCCCGCGATCCGCGAAATGCTCCCTTCCCCGCGCATCATTTGCTATCGCCGGATCAAATGCTTCGGCGTCGGCGAGAGCGACTTGGAAGCGATGCTCCCGGACTTGATCCGCCGAGGGCGCGAGCCGCAGGTCGGCATTACCGTGAGCGGGGCGACGATCACGCTCCGCATCGCCGCAACCGGCGAAAGCCGCGAGGCGTGCCTGGCCGCGATGGAGCCGACGGTCGACACGATCCACGACTGCCTCGGCGATCTGGCGTTCGGCGAAGAGGACGACGAGCTGCAAGACGCCGTCATCCGCCTCTTGGCCGCCAAAGGAAAAACGCTGGCAACCGCGGAATGGGGCACCGGCGGACTAATCGCCGATTGGCTTTCGACCGCGCAGGATAGTGCTCTGCACCAACTCGGTGGCTTGCCGCCGAATCTCCCTCTCCCTCTGGGAGAGGGACGGGGTGAGGGTGAAGCACCATCGACTGCCGGTTCCCTTCGCCCTAACCCTCTTCCAAAGAGAGAGGGGACAGATCAACTCCCCAACGCACCTTACCTGGGCGGCTTTGTCGTCACGTCGCCGCAATCACGCAGTCAGCTCATCGAATCCACCGGCCATGCCCTTCCCCCCGACGCCGCGACGGAATCCATCGTCAGCGCTCTCGCCGCCGCCGGCCGGCTCCGCCTCAGCTCCGACTATGCACTGGCCATCGGCGAACTTCCCTTATACGACCCAGCCGCGCCCGTTCCACCGCGTTTCTACTACGCCATCGCCACTCCCGCCGGCATCCGCGCCCGCTCTTCCCCCTACGCCGGCCCTGCCGACATCCTCAAACTCCGCGCCGCCAAACAAGCGCTCAATCTCTTGAGGCTCGAGCTTCTTCATGCATAA
- a CDS encoding alpha-L-fucosidase, whose translation MIARLRLMISFVAAIASCLPIADLRAADAAEKSGATEKAAPAEETKEQLDARMKWWREARFGMFIHWGVYSVPAGTWNGKQIPGIGEWIMNRGRIPVADYAKFTEQFNPVKFNADEWVRIAKNAGQKYIVITAKHHDGFAMFHSHVTPYNIYDATPFKRDPLAELAEACRKQGIKLGFYYSQAQDWHHPGGAAAKGGHWDKAQDGSMDDYIDQIAVPQVRELLTKYGDVAVLWWDTPVNMNRDRAAKLHALLKLQPQIITNNRLFRGDPEFRGDTETPEQKIPATGMDRDWETCMTMNKTWGFKSYDNDWKSAQTLLRNLIDIASKGGNYLLNVGPTSEGEIPAASVERLHEIGAWLAANGDAIYGTTASPFGKLTFDGRCTQKPGKLYLHVFAWPSDRKVLVPVTNDVRAAYLLTKPDEKLTVTSAADGKTIALPEITPDPNATVVVVEIEGQPQVTKAGEAPAATKRL comes from the coding sequence ATGATAGCCCGCCTCCGACTCATGATCTCGTTCGTCGCCGCCATCGCCAGTTGTCTGCCGATCGCCGACCTCCGCGCGGCGGATGCGGCAGAGAAATCCGGCGCTACGGAGAAGGCCGCTCCGGCCGAAGAAACCAAGGAGCAGCTCGACGCGCGGATGAAATGGTGGCGCGAGGCGCGGTTCGGGATGTTCATTCATTGGGGCGTCTATTCGGTGCCGGCCGGCACTTGGAACGGCAAGCAGATTCCCGGCATCGGCGAGTGGATCATGAACCGCGGCCGGATTCCCGTCGCCGATTACGCCAAGTTCACCGAGCAGTTCAACCCGGTGAAATTCAACGCCGATGAATGGGTGCGGATCGCCAAGAACGCCGGGCAAAAATACATTGTCATCACCGCCAAGCACCACGACGGCTTCGCGATGTTCCATTCCCACGTCACTCCGTACAACATTTATGACGCCACCCCCTTCAAACGCGATCCGCTGGCCGAATTGGCCGAGGCCTGCCGCAAGCAAGGGATCAAGCTCGGCTTCTACTATTCGCAGGCCCAAGACTGGCATCACCCCGGCGGCGCGGCCGCCAAAGGAGGCCATTGGGATAAAGCCCAAGATGGCAGCATGGACGATTACATCGACCAGATCGCCGTGCCGCAGGTGCGCGAGCTGCTCACCAAGTACGGCGACGTGGCCGTGCTGTGGTGGGACACGCCAGTGAACATGAATCGCGATCGCGCCGCCAAGCTGCACGCATTGCTCAAGCTGCAGCCGCAAATCATCACCAACAATCGCCTCTTCCGCGGCGATCCGGAGTTCCGCGGCGACACCGAGACCCCCGAGCAGAAGATTCCCGCGACCGGCATGGATCGCGATTGGGAAACGTGCATGACGATGAATAAGACCTGGGGCTTCAAGAGCTACGACAACGATTGGAAGAGCGCGCAAACGCTTCTCCGCAATCTGATCGACATTGCCAGCAAAGGGGGCAACTATCTGCTCAACGTCGGCCCGACTTCCGAAGGGGAAATCCCCGCCGCCAGCGTCGAGCGGCTGCACGAGATCGGCGCCTGGCTCGCCGCCAACGGCGACGCCATCTACGGCACCACCGCCAGCCCGTTCGGCAAGCTCACTTTCGATGGCCGCTGCACGCAGAAGCCGGGCAAGCTCTATCTGCACGTCTTCGCCTGGCCGAGCGACCGGAAGGTGCTCGTTCCGGTGACGAACGATGTCCGCGCCGCCTATCTGCTGACCAAGCCCGACGAAAAACTGACCGTCACCTCAGCCGCCGATGGAAAGACAATCGCGCTCCCCGAGATCACACCCGATCCGAACGCGACGGTGGTCGTAGTCGAGATCGAAGGCCAGCCGCAAGTGACCAAAGCCGGCGAGGCCCCCGCGGCCACCAAGCGGCTCTGA